A stretch of Pseudomonas sp. 7SR1 DNA encodes these proteins:
- a CDS encoding HDOD domain-containing protein, translating into MTAVDLPAVPRVLIAEADPASRELLEEVLSHVRCDAQVDTCDEGRKALELLAHSPYDLVIADWELPGVDGLSILRGLRNQQRTPVLPFILVSRRNDTASVREVLPLAPTAYLTKPLNRENLTQRLQGLLVSGAQEAPGDAPAPGTAQTLGAFLERRRDLSEGAPLLADVQVAIKRSLNPGGLDLKLLEEELRTDPQITAVLIAAANSAAQHQGGGPVQTVAQALHQLGTGQSMNLILGLTLKRCARLSVPCLAEYAERYWALSLHTAEYARTIARLLDLEPERCYCAGLLHRLGELAVLRCLEEWKQAGGELDEPEEVGNALERHGAGFGSALRTRWRLPLELRELIAAVYGLGGGVYSREALVMNMAAQMARLTEHEGLEELARGRTARLLKIGLPELMRLRRK; encoded by the coding sequence ATGACTGCTGTGGATTTACCTGCTGTACCCCGTGTTCTGATCGCCGAGGCCGACCCGGCGTCCCGGGAGCTGCTGGAGGAGGTGCTCTCGCACGTGCGCTGCGATGCGCAGGTGGACACCTGTGACGAAGGGCGCAAGGCCCTTGAGCTACTGGCGCACAGTCCATACGACCTGGTGATCGCCGACTGGGAACTGCCGGGCGTGGATGGCCTGAGTATCCTGCGCGGGCTGCGCAACCAGCAACGCACGCCGGTATTGCCGTTCATCCTGGTGAGCCGGCGCAACGACACCGCCAGCGTGCGTGAGGTGTTGCCGCTGGCGCCGACGGCGTATCTGACCAAACCTCTGAACCGGGAAAACCTGACCCAGCGTCTGCAAGGCTTGTTGGTAAGCGGTGCGCAAGAAGCCCCTGGCGATGCGCCGGCTCCCGGCACGGCGCAGACCCTGGGTGCGTTTCTCGAACGTCGGCGCGATCTGTCCGAAGGCGCGCCGCTGCTGGCCGATGTGCAAGTGGCGATCAAGCGCAGCCTCAACCCCGGCGGACTGGACCTCAAGCTGCTGGAGGAGGAGCTGCGCACCGATCCGCAGATCACCGCCGTGCTGATCGCGGCGGCCAACAGCGCCGCCCAGCATCAGGGCGGCGGACCGGTGCAGACTGTCGCCCAGGCATTGCACCAGCTCGGCACCGGCCAGAGCATGAACCTGATCCTCGGCCTGACGCTCAAGCGCTGTGCCCGACTCAGCGTCCCATGCCTGGCAGAGTACGCCGAACGTTATTGGGCGTTGTCGCTGCACACCGCCGAGTATGCCCGGACAATCGCCCGGTTGCTGGACCTGGAGCCGGAGCGCTGTTATTGCGCCGGGCTGCTGCATCGCCTGGGCGAGCTGGCGGTGCTGCGTTGCCTGGAGGAGTGGAAGCAGGCCGGTGGCGAACTGGATGAGCCGGAAGAAGTGGGAAACGCCCTGGAACGGCATGGCGCCGGCTTCGGCTCGGCATTGCGTACCCGCTGGCGCCTGCCGTTGGAACTGCGGGAGCTGATCGCGGCGGTCTATGGTCTCGGGGGCGGGGTGTATTCGCGTGAAGCGCTGGTGATGAACATGGCGGCGCAGATGGCCCGCCTGACCGAGCACGAGGGGCTCGAAGAACTGGCTCGAGGCCGTACGGCGCGTTTGCTGAAGATCGGGTTGCCTGAGTTGATGCGCTTGCGCCGAAAATAG
- the dibA gene encoding phosphodiesterase DibA: MTVYHRIALRGTLLYLVLSVVWLQLVGYLLSSFFDQSADRLRWQLINGYTWILISAGLMFLVWVRRSRAVGEGVPRADRERLRQAAAVFDCTREGVLVTDRDGLIVHVNRAFMAITGYDRGEVLGQRPSLFKSGRHGLDFYQDMFASLANNGEWSGEIWNRRKSGEIYPQWQTIRAITDDSGQVSQYVAVFSDISAIKDSQHELAHLAHYDPLTGLPNRVLFTDRAEQALASAQQHKRGCALLLVDLDHFKNINDSLGHTIGDELLKGVAERFRGLFAPGVTLARLGGDEFAVLLENCSQPGQAAVLAQRILDGLREPLRLDGHALFINASIGISLFPGDALNAGQLLRNADSALFKAKSAGRDGYALYTEELTAHAQQRVEIASELRRALQQQELRVHYQPVHDLTSGRLIGVEALVRWEHPVRGLISPAGFIPIAERTGLIAQIDAWVMAKACQQMCQWQREGVVLSFVAVNVSSRLFAHRELYEQVASVLHDTGLDPAFLELEVTESAVMDDPEVALEQMHRLRELGVRLAIDDFGTGYSSLLRLKRLPVQKLKIDQGFVAGLPWDEDDAAIVRVIIALARSMGMQVHAEGIEQREQAAFLLEQGCGLGQGYWFGRPVPMQQLDWAHAPAIA, from the coding sequence ATGACTGTTTATCACCGTATTGCCTTGCGGGGCACACTGCTCTATCTCGTGCTGTCAGTCGTCTGGCTGCAGTTGGTTGGTTATTTATTGAGCAGTTTCTTCGATCAATCCGCCGACAGGCTTCGCTGGCAACTGATCAACGGCTATACCTGGATCCTGATCAGTGCCGGGCTGATGTTCCTTGTATGGGTACGCAGATCCCGGGCGGTGGGAGAGGGTGTGCCGCGCGCCGATCGCGAGCGCCTGCGCCAGGCTGCCGCTGTCTTCGATTGCACCCGCGAAGGGGTGCTGGTGACAGACCGCGACGGCCTGATCGTGCACGTGAACCGAGCCTTCATGGCGATCACCGGTTATGACCGGGGCGAGGTGCTGGGCCAGCGTCCGAGCCTGTTCAAGTCAGGCCGTCACGGCCTGGACTTCTACCAGGACATGTTTGCGTCCCTGGCAAACAACGGTGAGTGGAGCGGCGAGATCTGGAACCGGCGCAAAAGCGGTGAGATCTACCCGCAATGGCAGACGATCCGCGCCATCACCGACGACAGCGGCCAAGTCAGCCAATACGTCGCGGTGTTTTCCGACATCAGTGCGATCAAGGATTCTCAACATGAGCTGGCCCACCTGGCCCATTACGACCCGCTGACCGGCCTGCCCAACCGCGTGCTGTTCACCGACCGTGCGGAACAGGCCCTGGCCTCGGCGCAACAGCACAAGCGTGGTTGTGCGCTGCTGCTGGTGGACCTGGATCATTTCAAGAACATCAACGACAGCCTGGGGCACACCATCGGCGATGAGTTGCTCAAAGGCGTGGCCGAGCGCTTCCGCGGGCTTTTCGCGCCGGGCGTCACCCTGGCGCGCCTGGGCGGCGACGAATTCGCCGTGCTGCTGGAAAACTGTTCCCAGCCCGGCCAGGCGGCAGTCCTTGCCCAGCGCATCCTCGATGGCTTGAGAGAGCCGTTGCGGCTCGACGGCCATGCCCTGTTCATCAATGCCAGCATTGGCATCAGCCTGTTTCCCGGCGATGCCCTGAACGCCGGGCAACTGCTGCGCAATGCCGACTCGGCGCTGTTCAAGGCCAAGAGTGCCGGACGCGACGGCTACGCCTTGTACACCGAAGAACTCACCGCCCATGCCCAGCAACGTGTGGAAATCGCTTCCGAACTGCGTCGCGCCCTCCAGCAGCAGGAATTGCGGGTGCATTACCAGCCGGTGCATGACTTGACCTCCGGTCGCCTGATCGGTGTCGAGGCGCTGGTGCGCTGGGAGCATCCTGTGCGTGGGCTGATATCGCCGGCGGGGTTCATTCCCATCGCCGAGCGCACCGGCCTGATCGCCCAGATCGATGCCTGGGTCATGGCCAAGGCCTGCCAGCAGATGTGCCAGTGGCAGCGGGAGGGCGTGGTGCTGTCGTTCGTCGCGGTAAACGTATCCAGTCGATTGTTTGCCCATCGCGAACTGTATGAACAGGTCGCCAGTGTGCTGCATGACACGGGTCTGGATCCGGCGTTTCTGGAGCTGGAAGTGACTGAAAGCGCGGTGATGGATGACCCTGAGGTGGCGCTGGAGCAGATGCATCGCTTGCGGGAGTTGGGCGTGCGGCTGGCGATCGACGATTTCGGCACCGGCTATTCGTCGTTGTTGCGGCTCAAGCGCTTGCCGGTGCAGAAACTCAAGATCGACCAGGGCTTCGTCGCCGGGTTGCCGTGGGATGAGGATGACGCGGCTATCGTCCGGGTGATCATCGCCCTGGCCCGAAGCATGGGCATGCAGGTGCATGCCGAAGGCATCGAGCAGCGCGAGCAGGCGGCTTTCCTGCTGGAGCAGGGCTGCGGATTGGGCCAGGGCTACTGGTTCGGCCGGCCCGTGCCCATGCAGCAACTGGATTGGGCGCACGCTCCAGCCATCGCTTGA
- a CDS encoding GGDEF domain-containing protein: MVDKNLQDSSQPHWPEAAQMLMALMHAKGEVARLSEREQLFSSLLVSVNAVLWAFNWETRQLLYVSPAYERIFGRPAGLVLADFNEWRDAIYPDDLDYAERSLAEVLVKGAVEDREYRIIAADGQIRWLSDKCFINRQADSGQPVIVVGIAEDITEKKLLESELQRLATTDVLTQSSNRRHFFECAHREFEQARLQGTPMAFLLLDIDDFKVINDTYGHQEGDIVLQKIAECGRTVLRRGDLFGRIGGEEFAAVFPGCPPDMAMQVAERLQREIQRLTFRNGEQGFGITVSQGLTGITDEDQSLDNLFSRADAAMYEAKRQGKNRIIAA, translated from the coding sequence ATGGTCGACAAGAACCTGCAGGATTCATCCCAACCTCATTGGCCGGAAGCGGCCCAGATGCTCATGGCGCTCATGCATGCCAAGGGCGAGGTGGCGCGCCTGAGCGAACGCGAACAACTGTTCAGCTCGTTGCTGGTCAGCGTCAATGCGGTGCTTTGGGCGTTCAACTGGGAAACCCGGCAGCTACTGTACGTCAGCCCCGCCTACGAGCGGATCTTCGGTCGCCCCGCCGGCCTGGTACTGGCTGATTTCAATGAGTGGCGCGATGCAATCTATCCCGACGACCTGGACTACGCCGAACGCAGCCTGGCCGAAGTCCTGGTGAAGGGGGCCGTGGAAGACCGCGAATACCGCATCATCGCCGCCGACGGCCAGATCCGCTGGCTGAGCGACAAATGCTTCATCAACCGCCAGGCCGACTCGGGACAACCGGTGATCGTGGTCGGCATCGCCGAAGACATCACCGAAAAGAAGCTGCTGGAAAGCGAGCTGCAACGGTTGGCCACCACCGATGTGCTGACCCAGAGCAGCAACCGTCGACACTTCTTCGAATGCGCCCACCGCGAATTCGAGCAGGCACGACTGCAGGGAACCCCCATGGCCTTCCTGTTGCTGGATATCGATGATTTCAAGGTGATCAACGACACGTACGGCCATCAGGAAGGGGATATCGTGTTGCAGAAAATCGCCGAATGCGGGCGGACCGTGCTCCGACGTGGCGACCTGTTCGGGCGCATTGGCGGCGAAGAATTCGCGGCGGTGTTTCCCGGCTGCCCTCCAGACATGGCGATGCAGGTGGCCGAGCGTCTGCAGAGGGAAATCCAGCGCCTGACCTTCCGCAATGGGGAGCAGGGCTTCGGGATTACCGTCAGCCAGGGCCTGACAGGCATCACCGACGAAGACCAGTCCCTCGACAACCTGTTCTCCCGCGCCGACGCCGCCATGTACGAGGCCAAGCGCCAGGGCAAGAATCGCATCATCGCCGCCTGA
- the desA gene encoding delta-9 fatty acid desaturase DesA, whose translation MWYEGFLGLSPWSLVAVTLLMTHVTIISVTVYLHRYSAHRSLELNAGLKHFFRFWLWLTTGQNTREWTAIHRKHHAKCETVDDPHSPVVKGLSTVLRKGAELYRAEAENPETLRIYGKNCPEDWIERNLYSRFPLLGVALMGLIDLLLFGTIGITIWAIQMMWIPVWAAGVVNGLGHAVGYRNFECRDAATNLVPWGILIGGEELHNNHHTYPNSAKLSVRKWEFDLGWAWIRVFSFLGLAKVQRVAPIAHRIKGKGHLDMDTAMAILNNRFQIMAQYRRLVIAPLVKQELEKVDHSVRHQFHRAKRLLSRETSLLDDRHHVRIQNMLEHSQALKTIYEKRLALQQIWVKTSSNGHDMLAAIKEWVHEAEASGIQSLRDFADQLKTYSLRPATA comes from the coding sequence ATGTGGTACGAAGGTTTTCTTGGCTTGTCGCCCTGGTCACTGGTGGCGGTCACCCTGCTGATGACCCATGTCACGATCATCAGCGTCACGGTCTACCTGCACCGTTATTCGGCTCATCGCTCCCTGGAGCTCAATGCCGGTCTCAAACATTTCTTCCGTTTCTGGCTGTGGCTGACCACAGGGCAGAACACCCGCGAGTGGACCGCCATCCACCGCAAGCACCACGCCAAGTGCGAAACCGTCGACGATCCCCACAGCCCGGTCGTCAAGGGGCTCTCCACCGTGCTGCGCAAAGGCGCCGAGTTGTACCGCGCCGAGGCGGAAAACCCGGAGACCCTGCGCATCTACGGCAAGAACTGCCCCGAGGACTGGATCGAGCGCAATCTCTACAGTCGCTTCCCGCTGCTGGGCGTGGCACTCATGGGCCTGATCGACCTGTTGCTGTTCGGCACCATCGGCATCACCATCTGGGCCATCCAGATGATGTGGATTCCGGTCTGGGCCGCCGGCGTGGTCAATGGCCTGGGCCATGCCGTGGGCTACCGCAATTTCGAGTGCCGCGACGCGGCCACCAACCTGGTACCGTGGGGCATCCTGATCGGCGGCGAAGAGTTGCACAACAACCACCACACCTACCCCAATTCCGCCAAGCTGTCGGTTCGCAAGTGGGAATTCGACCTGGGCTGGGCCTGGATTCGGGTATTCAGCTTCCTGGGCCTGGCCAAGGTCCAGCGGGTCGCGCCCATCGCCCACCGGATCAAGGGCAAGGGACACCTGGACATGGACACCGCCATGGCGATCCTCAACAACCGTTTCCAGATCATGGCCCAGTACCGCCGGCTGGTCATCGCGCCGCTGGTCAAGCAGGAGCTGGAAAAGGTCGATCACTCGGTACGCCACCAGTTCCACCGGGCCAAACGCCTGCTGTCGCGGGAAACCAGCCTGCTGGATGACCGCCACCATGTGCGCATCCAGAACATGCTGGAGCACAGCCAGGCGCTGAAGACAATCTACGAGAAACGGCTGGCCTTGCAGCAGATCTGGGTCAAGACAAGCAGCAATGGCCACGACATGCTCGCGGCCATCAAGGAGTGGGTCCACGAAGCCGAAGCCAGCGGCATCCAGTCCCTGCGGGACTTTGCCGACCAGCTCAAGACCTACTCGCTGCGTCCCGCCACGGCCTGA
- the gabT gene encoding 4-aminobutyrate--2-oxoglutarate transaminase: MSKTNADLMARRTAAVPRGVGQIHPIFAESAKNATVTDVEGREFIDFAGGIAVLNTGHVHPKIIAAVTEQLNKLTHTCFQVLAYEPYVELCEKINAKVPGDFAKKTLLVTTGSEAVENAVKIARAATGRAGVIAFTGAYHGRTMMTLGLTGKVVPYSAGMGLMPGGIFRALYPNELHGVSIDDSIASIERIFKNDAEPRDIAAIIIEPVQGEGGFYVAPKEFMKRLRALCDQHGILLIADEVQTGAGRTGTFFAMEQMGVAADLTTFAKSIAGGFPLAGVCGKAEYMDAIAPGGLGGTYAGSPIACAAALAVMEVFEEEHLLDRCKAVGERLVSGLKAIQKKYPVIGEVRALGAMIAVELFEDGDSHKPNAAAVAQVVAKARDKGLILLSCGTYGNVLRVLVPLTSPDEQLDKGLAIIEECFSEL, from the coding sequence ATGAGCAAGACTAACGCTGACTTGATGGCCCGCCGCACCGCTGCTGTTCCCCGTGGTGTCGGCCAGATCCACCCGATCTTCGCCGAATCCGCGAAGAACGCTACGGTAACCGACGTCGAAGGCCGTGAATTCATCGACTTCGCCGGTGGCATCGCCGTGCTGAACACCGGCCACGTGCATCCGAAGATCATCGCCGCGGTGACCGAACAGCTGAACAAGCTGACCCACACCTGCTTCCAGGTCCTGGCCTACGAGCCGTACGTGGAACTGTGCGAAAAAATCAACGCCAAGGTGCCCGGTGATTTCGCCAAGAAAACCCTGCTGGTGACCACCGGTTCGGAAGCCGTGGAAAACGCCGTGAAGATCGCCCGTGCCGCCACCGGCCGTGCCGGTGTGATCGCCTTCACCGGTGCTTACCACGGTCGCACCATGATGACCCTGGGCCTGACCGGCAAGGTCGTACCGTACTCGGCCGGCATGGGCCTGATGCCAGGCGGCATCTTCCGCGCGCTGTACCCGAACGAGCTGCACGGCGTGAGCATCGACGATTCCATCGCCAGCATCGAGCGCATCTTCAAGAACGACGCCGAGCCACGTGACATCGCCGCGATCATCATCGAGCCGGTACAGGGCGAGGGTGGCTTCTATGTGGCGCCCAAGGAATTCATGAAGCGTCTGCGCGCCTTGTGCGACCAGCATGGCATCCTGTTGATCGCGGACGAAGTCCAGACTGGCGCCGGCCGTACCGGTACCTTCTTCGCCATGGAACAGATGGGCGTTGCCGCCGACCTGACCACGTTCGCCAAATCCATCGCCGGCGGCTTCCCGCTGGCCGGTGTGTGCGGCAAGGCCGAATACATGGATGCCATCGCACCGGGTGGCCTGGGCGGTACCTACGCCGGTAGCCCGATTGCCTGCGCCGCCGCGCTGGCGGTAATGGAAGTCTTCGAAGAAGAACACTTGCTCGATCGTTGCAAGGCCGTGGGCGAACGTCTGGTCAGTGGTCTGAAGGCCATCCAGAAGAAGTACCCGGTGATCGGCGAAGTCCGTGCCCTGGGTGCGATGATCGCCGTGGAGCTGTTCGAGGATGGCGACTCCCACAAGCCGAACGCTGCGGCTGTGGCGCAGGTGGTGGCCAAGGCTCGCGACAAGGGGCTGATCCTGCTGTCCTGCGGTACCTACGGCAACGTCCTGCGCGTGCTGGTGCCACTGACGTCGCCGGATGAGCAACTGGACAAGGGCCTGGCCATCATCGAAGAGTGCTTCTCCGAACTCTGA